A genomic segment from Tuwongella immobilis encodes:
- a CDS encoding SMP-30/gluconolactonase/LRE family protein yields the protein MLSPRMRPSQFCSLAVVSLTFAIVATGPIAGQSTDFDPSVKPLGPVQVLAKGFRFTEGPTVDRQGNLYFTDIPNQRIHRIDPTGKQTIFREPSNQANGLMDGPGDELFACEMNGALVALTRDGKSRRVLADAYQGQRLNAPNDLVLDRAGGIYFTDPEYGSPKPLPQGKTAVYYRAENGTITRLIDDLKNPNGIILSPDEQTLYVIPSSQSTMMSYPVISPGKLGPAKLFCTLEQPMGKTNSGGDGLTVDTQGNLYITSDLGIQIIAPTGKRLGIIAVPEIPANVTFGGKDGKTLIMTARTTVYSIAMPIAGHRFPGKVSK from the coding sequence ATGCTCTCCCCACGAATGCGGCCTTCGCAATTTTGTTCCCTCGCAGTCGTTTCCCTCACCTTCGCGATCGTGGCGACCGGCCCAATCGCCGGGCAATCCACCGACTTCGACCCCAGCGTCAAACCGCTTGGCCCCGTGCAAGTGCTCGCCAAAGGCTTTCGCTTCACCGAAGGCCCGACCGTCGATCGCCAAGGAAACCTTTATTTCACCGATATTCCGAATCAACGCATTCATCGAATCGATCCAACCGGGAAACAAACCATCTTCCGAGAACCATCGAATCAAGCCAACGGCCTGATGGATGGTCCGGGCGACGAATTGTTTGCCTGCGAAATGAACGGGGCACTCGTCGCACTGACGCGCGATGGAAAATCTCGGCGGGTGCTGGCCGATGCGTACCAAGGCCAGCGGCTCAACGCCCCCAATGATTTGGTGCTCGATCGCGCGGGTGGAATTTACTTCACCGATCCGGAATACGGCAGCCCCAAGCCGTTGCCGCAAGGCAAAACCGCCGTCTACTACCGCGCTGAAAATGGGACCATCACCCGACTGATCGATGATCTCAAGAATCCCAATGGAATTATCCTATCCCCCGATGAACAAACCCTTTACGTGATTCCGAGTAGCCAATCGACGATGATGAGTTACCCAGTCATTTCGCCGGGCAAACTCGGACCCGCCAAGCTCTTTTGCACACTCGAACAACCGATGGGGAAAACCAACTCCGGCGGTGACGGTCTGACTGTGGATACACAAGGCAACCTGTATATCACCAGCGATTTGGGGATTCAGATCATCGCGCCGACCGGGAAGCGACTGGGAATCATCGCCGTCCCGGAAATTCCGGCAAATGTAACATTCGGAGGCAAAGACGGCAAAACGCTCATCATGACGGCACGCACAACGGTCTACTCGATCGCCATGCCGATTGCCGGGCATCGATTCCCCGGCAAAGTCAGCAAGTGA
- a CDS encoding two-component system sensor histidine kinase NtrB — protein sequence MYPLPEAYTELAELAGGFIHDLKNHLSTLGLNLQLLSEDFADAQNQKERRALQRVERLRKECQRLVDLSNDFLRYARIQSLDVESTSIADILGEMVDFFTPTAREANVRVQAYLPVDLPPVLLDRELFKQAVLNLMLNAEQAMPDGGELTFQARPDRGGVAVDIIDTGTGIPPELIPKIFRPFHTTKPGGNGLGLPTVRKIIRAHGGTIEVQSAMNHGTKFTIWLPGEMSLPAPIFPNVPMPIPTDDDPEPPISSGPELIT from the coding sequence ATGTACCCTCTCCCCGAAGCCTATACCGAGTTGGCGGAGTTGGCTGGTGGGTTCATCCACGACCTGAAGAATCACCTCAGCACGCTGGGATTGAATCTCCAGTTGTTGTCTGAGGATTTTGCCGATGCGCAGAATCAAAAAGAACGGCGCGCCTTGCAGCGTGTGGAACGGCTGCGCAAAGAATGTCAGCGATTGGTCGATCTTTCGAACGATTTTTTGCGATACGCTCGGATTCAATCTCTGGATGTCGAATCGACATCGATCGCGGATATTCTCGGTGAGATGGTCGATTTCTTCACGCCGACGGCCCGCGAAGCGAATGTCCGGGTGCAAGCCTATCTGCCGGTGGACCTGCCGCCGGTTCTGTTGGATCGCGAGTTATTCAAACAGGCTGTTTTGAATTTGATGCTCAATGCCGAACAAGCGATGCCCGACGGTGGCGAGTTGACCTTCCAGGCCCGTCCGGATCGCGGCGGGGTGGCGGTTGACATCATCGATACTGGCACGGGGATTCCGCCGGAGTTGATTCCGAAAATTTTCCGACCGTTCCACACGACGAAACCAGGTGGCAACGGGTTGGGACTGCCGACCGTGCGCAAGATTATTCGTGCACATGGTGGGACGATCGAAGTGCAATCGGCGATGAATCACGGCACCAAATTTACCATTTGGCTGCCTGGCGAGATGAGCCTGCCCGCGCCGATCTTCCCGAATGTGCCGATGCCAATCCCTACCGATGATGACCCCGAGCCGCCAATTTCCAGCGGCCCGGAGCTGATCACCTAA